Proteins from a genomic interval of Arvicola amphibius chromosome 14, mArvAmp1.2, whole genome shotgun sequence:
- the LOC119801287 gene encoding 3 beta-hydroxysteroid dehydrogenase/Delta 5-->4-isomerase type 2 isoform X1 has product MSAWSCLVTGAAGFLGRRIVHLLVQEKDLEEVRVLDKVFRPETREEFFNLQTKTKVTVLEGDILDAQYLRRACQGISVVIHTAVVIDVMGDIPRETIIDVNLKGTQNLLEACVQASVPAFIYTSSVEVAGPSSYKEIVMNGHEEEQHENTNSHPYTYSKKMGEKAVLAANGRTLKDGGTLQTCALRPMYIYGEGSRFLSDIIINALKNNAILGYTGRFSTINPVYIDNVAWAHVLAARGLRDPKKSPNIQGQFYYISDDTPYQSYDDLNYNLSKDWGFRPNSTWIPPLPLMYWLGFLLEVVRFLLRPIYNYQPPFTRHLITVSNAVLTFSYKKAQRDLGYEPLVSWEEAREKTSEWVGSLVEQHKGTVNTKTQ; this is encoded by the exons ATGTCTGCGTGGAGCTGCCTGGTGACAGGCGCAGCAGGGTTTCTGGGCCGGAGGATCGTCCACTTGCTGGTGCAGGAGAAGGATCTGGAGGAGGTCAGAGTCTTGGACAAGGTCTTCAGGCCGGAAACCAGGGAGGAATTCTTCA ACCTACAGACAAAGACCAAGGTGACCGTGCTGGAAGGAGACATTCTGGATGCCCAGTACTTGAGGAGAGCCTGCCAAGGCATCTCTGTCGTCATCCATACTGCGGTCGTCATTGATGTCATGGGTGACATTCCCAGAGAGACCATCATAGATGTTAATCTGAAAG GTACCCAGAACCTGTTGGAGGCCTGTGTCCAGGCTAGTGTGCCAGCCTTCATCTACACCAGCTCGGTTGAGGTTGCAGGGCCCAGCTCCTACAAGGAGATTGTCATGAATGGCCATGAAGAAGAACAGCATGAAAATACAAACtctcacccatacacatacagcaAGAAGATGGGTGAGAAGGCTGTGCTGGCAGCCAATGGGCGCACCCTGAAAGATGGTGGCACTTTGCAGACTTGTGCCTTAAGGCCTATGTACATCTATGGGGAGGGAAGCCGATTCCTTTCTGATATAATAATTAATGCCCTCAAGAATAATGCTATTCTGGGCTATACTGGCAGATTCTCCACAATCAACCCAGTATACATAGATAATGTGGCCTGGGCACACGTTCTGGCTGCCAGGGGCCTACGAGACCCCAAGAAGTCACCAAACATCCAAGGACAGTTCTACTATATTTCAGATGACACCCCTTACCAAAGCTATGATGATTTAAATTACAACCTGAGCAAGGACTGGGGCTTCCGCCCTAATTCCACTTGGATCCCTCCTCTGCCCCTGATGTACTGGCTTGGCTTCCTGCTGGAAGTTGTGAGATTCCTGCTGCGTCCAATCTACAACTACCAGCCTCCCTTCACCCGCCACTTGATCACAGTGTCAAATGCTGTGCTCACCTTCTCCTACAAGAAAGCTCAGCGAGATCTGGGCTATGAGCCTCTTGTCAGCTGGGAGGAAGCCAGGGAGAAAACTTCAGAGTGGGTCGGGTCACTAGTGGAGCAGCACAAGGGGACAGTGAACACAAAGACTCAGTGA